A portion of the Psilocybe cubensis strain MGC-MH-2018 chromosome 10, whole genome shotgun sequence genome contains these proteins:
- a CDS encoding Serine/threonine-protein kinase pakC yields MAPFKLYSKPPPLPPKDPIYQLRNTQNASRASLVPDSPLPASPSVQYAIRRANSPLLESMSVMNQSSSNVSNINGSTPDLLSPQDGASQSRNTTPAPTKKAPLAFLKFTKKNSPKSPPPQAPDTPILVIAPADEPDPPPPQEDDGISMPWNFQHHIHVDEGFVGLPPSWSTSLAAAGFTEEEIAAIQARRAAGVRSPANLQYLYNERPQSPAAAAFPSHPQASSSSSSTTPNATVPIIANPTPRTTSLPRLIPLVASASAPPSSSSAASGSAAGPSSSTASTASAATTTVAGLPSSASTPSLSAPSSSSAAGPTQAKRVPPPKRKPPTAYEDLSSGVGGGSGHKPNQLSSSTIGNSSDSHASSSNYNAANQTANTTFGNMSTSAAYAVNPPSPYPAASSSSSRHPYGAAAPGTPAYVSLSYSNPALNAQVSGGDREEAQRSRSGSAGASVLTSVNGVGGGHTNGSSISTTNTHTTASSNPMSLAGGGTARFRVVNGDRDTSRGRGRSGSAAGSVSTGVGEDKAPAKPSIWGTKISKAKEKEKDTASATTSETGHSSASASASASASTSYLASSSQQNLASTSTSTPPTQTPSKLSTAAASASSSLALAGSLVAKQSSNLVDAVRGRMKKGQTSGGSGSGAGTGTAAGSREASRERAGLNLGAGLSGLAAGIRARSKSRERERAGEEERKGKEVDSDEEFVSLPAVSPDAYSGPSGRGGGGTVTPGTMGSGAGDAPRTPVWEIYARPRAGTDGSTNAPGGPSGAGSGLGARGQHSSQSSLRQGRGHTPSSSISRKPSLRSAASQGSIRSRLGRFAGSSSNNNNNSSNNTAALQNLANRSVGSLQSTRNGSVTSLESIPEGVSPSASARPPLPDDAREVVRSASMNRGGNKSGRGGKGGAGQGPTYAWSPPGATATTTSASASGSGSGSGSTSGHAYTEMSYNPSLSFSASASSSASPSITSSPQPQTKRTPALPPRLSLHHSKDPSEDLSAWSEALLSGISFGDDGKDGFDLGKGLGLGLGLGTDFGKDKKEKEEKERERERDRMDSPTTVTTATAAATARPWERQAQVQPSFSSSSAAASSSSSSSQQTSQKAPTPATAPAPLPPSRIQTPPQPPTTTTTTTTSTPPQSHAPTPPPVTRKLPTSKPPPSIPIPPIRARSNSRSGSGPTMPLPLPPVGVGASSSNGPLPLIPEVSSASTTSSGQMNAIRSPPPPPGPATANGLLSPPPSAWPATAMTTNSAGEPVFSPGAGSSAGPDSAQLWNEIEQMMDPGMISTIPGLHLSVALPAGAQGVLRSAGLGTGTGAGGPTQSLSVSGKEWDKEAKAKKEDGEGVVGGVKTVGDVVGRSPVAAEGERRADDDDDKSVYDDDDEAAEGQEVVLGPRRVQGQTAYEGDVEEDEDGEVYGGYMEDTTPDIELRIAEDRNESARADNAIAAEVDARLLDAPHHVFADRDSNRDSSRSSSSTLTVTALAAATIVRNVSVARRAGAYVVDNNSTSDAAQRARDRHMEARRQAALPALPGPPASPMGSHFGARTGGAGSEESTGSSSSSSRDRSSQEMHPTPTTDGGIASPLLYYLDGAHTPSPTPDKVSFAPGQQQVPSSLPPPPSSSWNRDAAHAYDDEDDEVEFAGFPDEETMEAEALAAAAAASAIAPSPGAASRPTIVISDEPISSHGTTMPVSSAGITPETATPLSPFQQYRGWLSDVVAPLEEFIDEAVDPRDHYLDLTEIAEGESGSVFAALLNPATAHKLRLPPLIKAQDAEAVRAGQPVMVAIKSVAIVPSGSPKLVDLQRELSLMRGLGHENVLGMDGVYVDLVEDSLWVRMELMERSLADIIALVGDGLQLQERTIARFASDVLCALEFLQKHHIAHRDVRSDNLLLNKNGVLKLADFSNAVQVAPGKSMLSDPAGVVFWQAPEVRRPPYDALKVDVWSLGATVWEMAQQDPPFADTKQLADRWPPLRQPELYSPAFHEFLRRCSEPAAARPSPSELLKSSFIVHKACGRHVIVLLLSQCMAIEKLLQEGNAPAS; encoded by the exons ATGGCGCCCTTCAAGCTCTACTCAAAGCCCCCTCCGCTGCCCCCAAAAGACCCTATTTACCAGCTCAGAAACACCCAGAACGCCTCCCGCGCCTCCCTCGTCCCCGACTCCCCGTTGCCAGCGTCGCCCTCCGTCCAGTACGCCATCCGCCGCGCCAACTCCCCGCTCCTCGAGTCCATGAGCGTCATGAACCAGAGCTCCTCCAACGTCTCCAATATCAATGGCTCCACCCCCGATCTGCTCTCGCCGCAGGACGGTGCGTCGCAGAGCAGGAACACCACACCCGCACCGACGAAAAAGGCGCCGCTGGCCTTTCTCAAGTTCACCAAGAAGAACAGCCCGAAGAGCCCACCGCCGCAGGCCCCGGACACACCCATCCTCGTCATCGCACCCGCAGACGAGCCAGACCCGCCCCCGCCGCAGGAAGACGACGGGATCTCCATGCCATGGAACTTCCAG CATCACATCCACGTTGACGAAGG ATTCGTCGGCTTACCACCCTCATGGTCCACCTCGCTTGCAGCAGCCGGGTtcacagaggaagaaatcGCCGCTATCCAAGCGCGCCGCGCAGCCGGCGTGCGCTCCCCCGCCAACCTCCAGTATCTGTACAACGAACGCCCTCAGAGCCCCGCCGCAGCCGCCTTCCCCTCACATCCACAagcctcctcgtcctcatcatccaCAACGCCCAACGCCACTGTGCCGATCATCGCGAACCCAACACCGCGCACAACCTCGCTGCCACGCCTCATCCCACTCGTCGCATCCGCATCTGCGCCgccgtcgtcctcgtctgcGGCGTCAGGGTCAGCTGCAGGCCCGTCGTCATCGACGGCAAGTACGGCATCAGCTGCGACGACGACCGTTGCGGGGCTACCATCATCCGCATCCACACCATCCCTGTCAGctccatcatcctcatcagcAGCAGGGCCCACACAAGCGAAACGCGTGCCGCCGCCAAAGAGGAAGCCGCCTACGGCTTATGAAGATTTGTCGTCGGGAGTCGGAGGAGGGTCAGGGCACAAACCGAATCAGCTGTCGAGCTCGACGATAGGGAATAGCTCGGATTCGCATGCTAGCTC ATCAAACTACAACGCCGCCAACCAAACCGCCAACACGACGTTCGGCAACATGAGCACGTCCGCCGCGTATGCCGTCaacccgccgtcgccgtaCCCTGCCgcatcctcatcttcgtcgCGACACCCGTACGGCGCTGCTGCACCGGGCACGCCCGCGTACGTCAGCCTGTCGTACTCGAATCCGGCGTTGAACGCCCAAGTGAGTGGAGGAGACAGGGAGGAGGCACAGCGTAGCAGGAGCGGGAGTGCGGGTGCGAGTGTGCTTACGAGTGTGAATGGGGTTGGAGGAGGACATACGAATGGGTCGAGTATCAGTACGACGAACACGCACACGACTGCGAGTAGCAATCCGATGTCGCTTGCTGGGGGAGGTACGGCGCGTTTTAGGGTGGTCAATGGGGACAGGGATACTTCGCgtggaagagggaggagtGGGTCGGCTGCAGGGTCAGTGTCAACGGGAGTGGGAGAGGACAAGGCACCTGCGAAGCCCAGTATATGGGGCACGAAGATATCCAAGgcgaaagagaaggaaaaggacaCTGCGTCCGCTACAACTTCGGAAACGGGGCACTCGTCCGCGTCTGCTTCGGCTTCTGCGTCTGCTTCGACATCGTATTTGGCGTCGAGCTCGCAGCAGAACCTCGcctccacgtccacgtccacaCCTCCAACGCAAACGCCGTCCAAGCTCTCTACGGCAGCAGCCTCCGCATCGTCCTCGCTCGCCCTTGCCGGCTCGCTCGTAGCGAAGCAAAGCTCGAACCTCGTCGATGCCGTCAGagggaggatgaagaagggCCAGACTAGcggcgggagcgggagcggggcagggacagggacagccGCAGGGAGTCGGGAAGCGAGTCGAGAGCGCGCAGGGCTCAATTTAGGCGCAGGGCTCAGCGGACTGGCGGCGGGCATACGCGCGCGGAGTAAGAGCCGAGAACGCGAGCGcgcgggggaggaggagcgcAAGGGGAAAGAGGTGGATTCTGACGAGGAGTTTGTGTCGTTGCCTGCTGTGTCGCCCGATGCGTATTCCGGGCCTTCTGGacgtggaggaggagggacgGTTACACCTGGAACAATGGGATCGGGAGCTGGGGATGCGCCGCGTACACCTGTGTGGgagatatatgcgcgtcCGCGTGCGGGGACGGATGGGAGTACGAATGCGCCTGGGGGGCCTTCTGGTGCTGGCTCTGGGCTTGGTGCGCGGGGGCAGCACTCGTCGCAGTCGTCACTCCGCCAAGGACGCGGCCATACGCCTTCGAGCTCGATATCGCGCAAGCCCTCACTGAGGAGCGCAGCGTCACAGGGCTCTATACGGAGTCGACTGGGCCGTTTTGCTGGATCAtcatccaacaacaacaacaacagcagcaacaacacaGCCGCGCTGCAGAACCTCGCGAACCGGTCTGTCGGCAGCTTGCAGTCGACGCGCAATGGGAGCGTGACGAGTCTGGAGAGTATACCAGAGGGTGTGTCCCCGTCCGCGTCCGCGCGTCCGCCGCTTCCGGACGACGCGCGGGAGGTTGTGCGGAGCGCGAGTATGAATCGGGGTGGGAATAAGAGTGGGAGAGGGGGCAAGGGGGGCGCGGGGCAGGGTCCGACGTATGCGTGGTCGCCGCCGGGCGCTACCGCTACTACTACGAGTGCCAGTGCGAGCGGAAGTGGGAGTGGTAGTGGAAGCACCAGTGGGCACGCATATACCGAGATGAGCTATAACCCGTCCTTGTCGTTCTCTGCGTCAGCATCGTCGTCAGCATCGCCTTCAATAACTTCGTCTCCTCAGCCTCAGACGAAACGCACCCCGGCACTCCCACCGCGCCTGTCCCTACACCATTCGAAGGATCCCTCGGAGGACCTGAGCGCATGGTCGGAAGCGCTGCTTAGTGGGATCTCGTTTGGGGATGATGGCAAGGATGGGTTTGATCTTGGGAAGGGGCTTGGACTGGGTTTGGGGCTCGGAACGGACTTTGggaaggacaagaaggagaaggaagagaaagagcgggagcgggagagAGACAGGATGGATTCGCCGACGACTGTCACAACCGCCACGGCTGCTGCTACAGCGCGGCCTTGGGAGCGTCAAGCCCAGGTACAGCCTTCATTCTCGTCTTCGTCGGCGGCtgcatcttcctcctcgtcttcgtcgcaACAAACTTCCCAAAAGGCGCCcacaccagcaacagcaccagcaccactaCCGCCATCGCGCATACAAACACCACCTCAGCCAcccaccactaccaccaccaccaccacctcgaCGCCACCTCAATCTCACGCCCCCACACCTCCTCCAGTCACCCGCAAACTGCCCACATCCAAGCCGCCGCCgtccatccccatcccaccCATCCGCGCGCGCTCCAATTCGCGCTCTGGCTCCGGGCCGACTATGCCGCTGCCCTTGCCTCCTGTCGGTGTAGGCGCATCGAGCTCGAATGGGCCGTTACCACTGATCCCCGAGGTGTCTtcggcgtcgacgacgagctcAGGGCAGATGAATGCCATCCGctcgccgccgccaccaccgGGACCGGCGACGGCAAACGGACTCCTCAGCCCCCCGCCATCCGCGTGGCCTGCCACGGCAATGACGACCAACTCGGCGGGCGAGCCTGTGTTTTCCCCTGGTGCTGGGTCGTCTGCGGGTCCGGATTCGGCGCAGCTTTGGAATGAGATTGAGCAGATGATGGATCCGGGGATGATCAGCACAATTCCGGGGCTGCATCTTAGTGTTGCGCTTCCGGCTGGTGCGCAGGGTGTGCTGAGGAGTGCAGGGTTGGGCACGGGTACTGGTGCGGGAGGACCGACGCAGAGTTTGAGTGTGAGTGGGAAGGAGTGGGATAAggaggcgaaggcgaagaaggaggatggggagggtgTAGTAGGAGGTGTGAAGACCGTGGGCGATGTTGTGGGCCGGTcgcctgttgctgctgaaggagagaggagggcagatgatgatgatgacaagAGCGtgtacgacgacgacgatgaggcGGCGGAGGGACAGGAGGTTGTGCTTGGCCCGCGCCGCGTCCAAGGGCAGACGGCATATGAGGGCGATgtagaggaggatgaagacggaGAGGTATACGGTGGCTATATGGAGGATACGACGCCGGACATTGAGCTGAGGATTGCTGAGGACAGGAATGAGTCGGCCAGGGCGGACAATGCCATTGCCGCGGAAGTCGACGCGCGCCTGCTTGACGCGCCGCATCATGTCTTTGCGGACCGAGACTCGAACCGCGACTCGAGCAGGAGCAGCTCTTCGACGCTGACGGTCACGGCGCTCGCAGCGGCGACGATTGTTAGGAACGTCTCGGTCGCGCGGCGCGCGGGCGCGTATGTGGTCGATAATAACAGCACTAGTGACGCGGCGCAGCGTGCGAGGGACAGGCATATGGAGGCGCGTAGGCAGGCGGCGCTGCCAGCACTGCCGGGACCACCTGCGTCGCCCATGGGATCCCACTTTGGCGCGCGCACGGGAGGCGCAGGGAGCGAGGAGAGCACGGGCTCGTCCTCGAGCAGCTCCCGCGATCGGTCGTCGCAGGAGATGCACCCGACGCCCACGACGGACGGAGGAATTGCCTCGCCGCTGTTGTACTACCTCGACGGCGCGCATACACCATCGCCGACGCCGGACAAGGTCTCGTTTGCGCCTGGCCAGCAGCAGGTGCCGTCCAGCCTCCCACCGCCGCCATCGTCTTCGTGGAACAGGGATGCAGCACACGCgtacgatgatgaggatgacgagGTCGAGTTTGCCGGGTTCCCTGACGAAGAGACGATGGAAGCCGAGGCGCTGGCAGCGGCTGCTGCCGCCTCTGCCATCGCACCTTCGCCCGGTGCAGCGTCCCGCCCGACAATTGTCATCTCTGATGAGCCAATCTCAAGCCACGGTACTACCATGCCTGTGTCCTCAGCCGGCATCACGCCCGAGACCGCGACGCCACTCTCTCCCTTCCAACAGTACCGCGGCTGGCTCTCGGACGTCGTCGCGCCACTGGAAGAGTTCATCGACGAGGCGGTCGACCCGAGGGACCACTACCTCGACCTGACCGAGATCGCCGAGGGCGAGTCCGGCTCCGTATTCGCCGCGCTGCTCAACCCTGCCACAGCACATAAGCTGCGTCTTCCACCGCTCATCAAGGCACAGGACGCAGAGGCCGTGCGCGCAGGGCAGCCAGTCATGGTCGCCATCAAGAGCGTGGCGATCGTACCCTCCGGCAGCCCGAAGCTCGTGGACCTGCAGCGCGAGCTATCGCTGATGCGCGGGCTGGGGCACGAGAACGTTCTGGGCATGGACGGCGTGTACGTCGACCTCGTCGAGGACTCACTATGGGTCCGCATGGAGCTCATGGAGCGCAGTCTCGCGGACATCATCGCGCTCGTGGGCGACGGGCTGCAGCTGCAGGAGCGCACGATCGCGCGCTTTGCGAGCGACGTGCTCTGCGCGCTCGAGTTTCTGCAGAAGCATCATATCGCCCACCGTGATGTGCGCTCGGACAATCTACTGCTCAATAAAAATGGCGTGCTCAAGCTTG CCGACTTTTCCAATGCAGTGCAAGTGGCTCCAGGCAAATCAATGCTCTCTGATCCAGCAGGCGTCGTGTTCTGGCAGGCCCCAGAAGTCCGAAG GCCTCCATACGACGCACTCAAAGTCGACGTCTGGTCGCTCGGCGCGACCGTGTGGGAGATGGCGCAGCAGGACCCGCCGTTCGCCGACACCAAGCAGCTCGCGGACCGCTGGCCCCCACTGCGTCAGCCCGAGCTCTATTCCCCCGCATTCCACGAATTCCTGAGGAGGTGCTCCGAGCCTGCAGCCGCGCGCCCGAGCCCGAGCGAACTCTTAAAG AGCTCGTTCATCGTCCACAAAGCGTGCGGCCGCCACGTCATTGTCCTCCTCCTTTCACAGTGCATGGCCATCGAAAAATTGCTACAGGAAGGAAATGCACCCGCTTCatga
- a CDS encoding Non-specific lipid-transfer protein, with translation MPGRRTFLIGGGCTAFIKPRATRSTEDMGLEAATKALLDAGINYDTIQNAFVGYCYGDSTSGQRALYNLGLTNIPIINVNNNCSTGSSALYQANNAVKYGEVECSMALGFERMKPGSLGTNFPDRPSPMQLFNQRSFDLEAELGENHGPGAPRMFDNGAQEYFDKYGGGVEHLAKIASKNHKHSLNNPYSQFRDGWSVEKVLAAPKITRNLTKFMCSPTSDGAACCIVASEDFVHAHGLENQAIEIVAQALTTDGHSTFEGRSAMDVVGYEMSKICADKVFKEAGFAEGQGRDQVGVVELHDCFAANELITYQALGLCAPGEAHKMVERGDNTYGGKYVVNPSGGLEAKGHPLGATGLGMHFYIMRAGPMQAPGLFNVPDKRGKYGLVHNVGLGGAVVVSLLRRPEFFKPGGKDGRTRLGYNHAHECRPITMADVDKVKSKTASPYVLLHAKL, from the exons ATGCCTGGACGTAGGACCTTTCTTATTGGGGGAGGATGCACGGCATTCATTAAG CCACGGGCAACGAGGAGCACAGAAGAC ATGGGGCTTGAGGCTGCAACGAAAGCCCTACTCGATGCTG GTATAAACTACGACACGATCCAGAATGCCTTCGTAGGTTACTGCTACGGCGACTCGACCAGTGGACAG CGCGCCCTCTACAACCTTGGCCTCACCAATATCCCGATCATTAATGTAAATAACAATTGCTCAACCGGTTCCTCTGCACTTTATCAGGCAAACAACGCCGTGAAATACGGCGAAGTTGAGTGTTCGATGGCGCTTGGGTTTGAGCGAATGAAACCTGGCAGTCTGGGAACCAACTTCCCTGATCGGCCAAGTCCCATGCAGTTATTCAACCAGCGTTCTTTCGATCTCGAAGCCGAGCTGGGCGAGAATCACGGGCCTGGTGCTCCTCGCATGTTTGACAACGGCGCCCAAGAGTATTTCGACAAATATGGAGGTGGTGTCGAGCATCTGGCGAAAATCG CATCCAAGAACCACAAGCACTCTTTGAACAATCCTTACTCCCAATTCAGAGATGGTTGGAGCGTCGAGAAGGTCCTTGCCGCACCAAAGATTACCAGAAACTTGACAAAGTTCATGTGCAGTCCCACATCA GACGGTGCAGCCTGCTGCATCGTAGCTTCTGAAGATTTCGTGCACGCACATGGCCTCGAAAACCAGGCTATTGAGATTGTCGCTCAAGCTCTCACTACTGATGGGCACAGCACCTTCGAGGGACGCAGTGCTATGGACGTAGTCGGTTACGAGATGTCCAAAATTTGTGCGGATAaggtgttcaaagaagcaggATTCGCGGAGGGGCAGGGCAGGGATCAAGTCGGAGTCGTTGAGCTGCACGACTGCTTCGCAGCTAACGAG CTCATCACATACCAAGCCCTGGGGCTGTGTGCTCCCGGAGAGGCGCACAAGATGGTTGAACGTGGTGATAACACT TATGGAGGGAAATATGTTGTCAACCCCAGCGGTGGTCTTGAGGCCAAGGGTCATCCTCTGGGAGCCACTGGCCTCGGGATGCATTTCTATATCATGA GGGCGGGACCTATGCAAGCTCCGGGGCTTTTCAACGTTCCGGACAAACGCGGAAAATATGGGCTTGTCCATAACGTTGGGTTAGGAGGGGCTGTCGTCGTATCTTTACTTCGCCGGCCCGAATTCTTCAAGCCTGGTGGTAAAGACGGAAGAACGAG ACTGGGATATAACCATGCTCACGAGTGTCGTCCGATCACTATGGCCGATGTCGACAAAGTCAAGTCGAAGACTGCATCGCCATATGTTCTTCTTCACGCCAAACTGTGA
- a CDS encoding DNA-directed RNA polymerase I subunit rpa49, producing MSVAKAISKKRKRDSNPEAHFELSKPAPAKVGPILVSYPALQAPPATPFQCYSRKKSKRGGEDEEEFIVAGETDTVEFATNEDESRRASESGCRYLLAVHNTKTGTVSILPTPKTPHILSHTVKALKSIEPSAAPSKTAYLEAKTTLGETFGTKKQKAAIRANERNRIDVSAMEGVMGYVMDSIEKGAEGLMTAEESKEFADKNRLIPPFSMTAADPSDIYALHDIIPEAEWKALSITSLEAAGNYPERLAMLPYRRSQWVNHHLRVLTESTGKAQKKKLKILLYISAMLAFRQTTFQKTIDKEKLYERLSAVPGIVVDGLLSRFTEQARGSTSYHSTSATKTTLLTYTFALCLKVDDFASNTTVIAHDLSMTVTEVNQLFKSLGCKIVKLGDRERAKLGLSDSSADEKRAVLTAPVEFPKPRLRKKT from the exons ATGTCCGTCGCAAAAGCTATctcgaagaaaaggaaacgcGACTCAAATCCCGAAGCGCATTTCGAATTATCAAAGCCGGCACCTGCAAAGGTTGGGCCGATTCTTG TTAGCTATCCCGCTCTTCAAGCTCCTCCGGCTACCCCATTCCAATGTTATTCGCGGAAGAAGTCAAAACGGGGCggagaggatgaggaagagttTATAGTTGCAGGAGAGACAGATACCGTCGAGTTTGCTACCAATGAAGACGAATCGCGCAGGGCCTCTGAATCAGGGTGCCG ATATCTGCTTGCAGTGCACAATACAAAAACAGGGACGGTCTCCATCCTTCCTACCCCCAAAACaccacacatcttatctcaCACCGTCAAGGCTTTGAAATCCATCGAACCTTCCGCAGCTCCATCCAAGACTGCGTACCTTGAGGCCAAGACTACCCTTGGAGAAACCTTTGGAActaaaaagcaaaaggcCGCTATTAGGGCCAATGAACGCAACCGTATCGATGTTAGCGCGATGGAAGGTGTCATGGGATATGTGATGGATAGTATCGAAAAGGGAGCTGAAGGATTGATGACCGCAG AGGAATCGAAAGAATTTGCTGACAAGAACAGGCTGATTCCTCCATTCTCGATGACAGCTGCAGATCCCTCCGATATCTATGCTCTTCATGACATTATCCCAGAGGCTGAGTGGAAGGCCCTTTCGATTACCTCTTTGGAGGCCGCAGGGAACTATCCAGAGAGACTCGCAATGCTTCCATACAGGAGATCGCAATGGGTTAATCATCATCTCAGAGTTTTGACTGAGTCCACAGGCAAAGCCCAGAAAAAGAAGCT CAAAATTCTTTTGTATATATCCGCAATGCTGGCCTTCCGACAAACTACATTCCAAAAGACAATCGACAAAGAGAAGCTCTATGAACGCCTCAGTGCTGTGCCGGGGATTGTTGTTGACGGTCTTCTATCCCGCTTCACCGAACAGGCTAGAGGTTCTACAAG CTATCACTCAACTAGTGCCACAAAAACAACCTTGTTGACATATACTTTCGCCCTTTGCCTCAAAGTAGACGATTTCGCCAGCAACACGACAGTCATCGCCCACGACTTAAGCATGACTGTGACGGAGGTCAATCAACTCTTCAAATCTCTCG GATGCAAGATTGTGAAATTGGGAGATAGAGAACGCGCGAAACTCGGCCTGTCTGACAGCTCTGCAGACGAAAAAAGAGCAGTTCTCACTGCTCCCGTAGAGTTCCCCAAACCTAGGCTAAGGAAGAAGACATAA